GCACACTGAAGAAAGTGATtcccaagggagggaaaaaactAAAAAGAACACAGTTGTtaaggtgtgggggaaggggaggaagtaGTAGCCAAAACAACCCCCATTACTCAGCTTATAATAGCCAGAATCTGTAGCTGGCAATAAATCTGAATAGCTAACATCCAAAACACCCTAAACAGCAGGAAAGAGTGTTTGTTCTTGTCAGTTGGTGTCTGGATCTCTGGCTGGGTGCCTAACATGTGACAGCTAGAATTCTTGGTGGCTGGAGGAGCAACCCATCTCCTTTGCTTTCAGAGTCCTCCCTTCAGTTCCCTTAATTTCTTGTTCTATTGTGAAAGGTTCCCTTTGGCCCAAATCACATCTTGAAATTTAGCAGATGGAGGGGAAGGCCCTGCCTGGCCTAGGGTTgtgtaactgaaaacaaaaaacacagctctCTGCTTACAGCACAAAGAATATGATTCAAACCTGGAAAGGACATTCTTCCGAGTGTGCCTTTTCCAGACTGGAGTCTGTCAGCATGTGCACAGTCCAATAGAAGAACAGGGATAACTACAATAGCAACCCCTAAATGTTGCCTTTCCAGGCTTATTCCCCTTTGGTTTTCCtatttatcacttttttttttaattccctccaTTCTTTTCCTGTCATGGCTTTTTTCTAGCCTTCCCCCCATGTATTTATTCTCTTCCTGAGACCCTTTTTCTCTCATAGAAAagaacttttcttttttccatcttGTCTTTCTCTCTAATCTCACCCATAcatccctcttctcttctcctttgtttccctttttctgtCCTCCCTGCCCCTGTTATGCAATTGTCATCTACCCCCATTCTCCCCTTaggctacaggggatggatcacttgattacctgttctgttcattcccttcgaagtatctggcattggccactgtcggaagacaggatactgggctagatggacctttggtctgagccagtatcaCCGTTCTGATGTTCTTGCTGAAACCTTCATATCCTCTCTTTAAAGGGCTAGAATCACaggaatgtaggactggaagtgacctcgagaggtcatctagtccaatcccctgcactcatggcagaactaagtattatctagaccatccctgacaggtgtttgtctaacctgttcttcaaaatgtCTAATGgcagagattccataacctcctcaggtcatttgttccaatgcttaaccaccctgacaggaaggtTTTCCTAAAGtctaacctaaatcacccttgctgcaatttaagaccattactttttgtccttttcctctatcaactttttacatacttgaagataTTATCATGTCCTATCTCCCCTCACTTTCTCTTCATCAGATTAAACAAatcccattttttcaatctttccgtgtaggtcatattttctagagctctaattaattatttttgttgctctcctctggactttctccaatttgttcacatttcctgaagtgtggtgccctgaactggacacagtactgtaGAAGAGCCTTATCAGTACTGACTAGAGTGGAAGGATTACTTCTCGTGTCTGGCTTACAACGTTCttcctaatacatcccagaatgatgtttgcttttttgcaacaccATTACagtgttggctcatatttagtttgtgatccactataacccccagatccttttctgcagtactccttcctaggcagtcatttcccattttgtatttgtgcaattgattaatcctttttaagtgtagtactttgcatttgtccttattgaatttcatcctatttacttcagagtaTTTCTACAGtttaagatcattttgaattctcatcCTGTCCTGAGACACACTCGAGAATCCAGAAAGCAGCAACCTCCAATAAAGAAATGGAGACGGCTGTTAAGAGATGCACAAACCCCTCAATTAGGTTCCAGCCATCTTGGGTCATCTGAAATGCTGGGGAGAGGTATGGCATTTTAATGAAAAGGAGACTCCAGAATGGGGGATCCTTTGTTACTGTGAGAGAcacaagttttgttttttgatcaCCATGATGTATCACTGCCTTTGTCTGTGGTCTCATGCTGTATAATCAACAATGCTGGGTCTTGTTCTTCCCAGAGCTCTAGCCAGGAGGAACaaaaatttttttcccttttgagttcttttggggcagggtgttgaggtATAATCACTCCTCACTTGAGAGATCTGTGTAGGAAAGCAACTTGTATAGAGTCACCACAGTGTTAGCCCCCATGCTGTAGAATGACGCCCAGAGCCCCTGCACCTTTCACATAATTATCTAGAGCAGTTTGTTTCTGTAAGTCCACCCCCTCTGGGGTGATTATTTAACTCTTAAATTACGGTTGCGAGTGCCTGGGAAACAGCCTGTGTGTGAAAGAACGttgaaatctattttaaaaattgtaaatgttcCTTTTAATAGATAGTGGAGCTAATTTATCCTTTATTGCCTATTGTAATGCTTTTTATATTGAAAGGATTTTTTGTAATATAAACCAGAACATGAGCCTGAAGCATTCTGCACAGTTTGTGTGCAtttcttaagaaaaataaaggtaTTGTGACAGTGCTGTGGGACATCTTTAATTTTCACTATTGACATGATTGGAGTTCTTTTGTTAAGTACAGTCACTTTCTCACCAAAGGAGGAATAAACTCAGATAAGATGAGGTATAAACTGAATCCAAAAAACCTAAGACAGGAAAAGCTGGCTGACCCAGGGAGTGGTAGTGGGACTTGAGAgcctttctcctccccagtgCCGATGCTGGCTTGCCTTGAGGTCAGTAAGGAACCTGCTTGAATTTTTAGCCTCCCTCACCTTAAGTTTTGGGCTGTAAGAATCCAAGGTTTTGGTTCTGCCCATTGCAGACACAGGAACCATTTGGAGAAACCCATTCTGTAACTGCAGGCTCATCTCTGTTCAGAGCTCAGTCAGCTAGAGAATACTTCTCTGCTGTGCAGAGGGCTGTACAAACACCTTGCAatgctgtcccctcccccacccccaaggcaaGTCAGGTTCGTTATCCtcatttcatagatggggaaactgacagCTGGGAGGTGAAATGACTCGGCCAAGATCATCTAGctaggcagtggcagagccaggattagtcTCCCAAATGTGTTCTTGGATGCTAGCCTATGCTGCCACTCAGCAATTGTCCTCATGCTTCTAGGCACAATCCCTGTGTAATTTCAGCAAGGTGCTGCCACTGCTGCCCAACTTACCTTTATAGAGTGGAAGGAACCCCCAAGCAGTGACTAATACCTGGTTCCTCTCTGCTGGAGGATTTAATTCTAAAATACAATTGTAAACTCCCCCAGTAAAGGCCAAAGTGAAGCAGCAACTCCCTGCTAGCTATAAGCTTCTGGCAGTGCTGTGTGGTATTGCCTGGATCATTCCCTTAGGGATAGCcacagtgctccagccctgatccctctcacCGTCCCTTCTGGGGTCAGCTATTCCTACTGGTGGAGTACATCTGTCAATGGGTAACTAGTGATTGCTAGGGAGGATTGCATACACCCCTTCTCAGACAGGGATCTCTGCATTAGAGCTGAAAGGTGTAAATTCCAGTCCCCGAGACAGCCCCACGGCAgcttgaagagagagagagagttgatcAAGCTCATACTCTGACTGGAAGTGCAGctacagcagcatgggctagccagcTTCTTCAGACCTATCTAACCTTCCAGCTCCAATCTAAATATACCCATACAGTTGTCATGTGGTCCCATGTTCCATATGCTCTCAGTCCTCATCACTAGAGCATACTAATTTGCAAATGACTTCCCCTactcttccctccctgccccagtccctaGGGCACCACTAGGGCTTGGttacaagatttaaaaaacaaaacactatgaGCATTGAAGAGTAGGTTGGTTTTAATGCTCCATTCTATCCATCTCTTCCTGGGAGGAGGCCTTTAGCATTGAATTACCACTCAGAGccagctgccctcctccccacccccacttctctgCTCTCTCCAGCTCACTGAGGGGGCAACACACACCAGAGGACAGAATCATTGTGGCAGTTACCCATTTGCTCAAACATTTGAAATTAGAGCAGCAAAACCCTGTTCTGAACATTCCCATCCAGGAaccagggaagggggctggggcttCAGGTTCAGAGGTGGGGGCTTCTGACAGTGGTTCATAGCTAAAGCCTATTGAGGTATGCTGCATTGATTAATACAAGCTCCCCTGTGGTTGCCAGTGGTGTATGCTGGGGGCAGCATttttctaccccccccccccaagatagATACTGTTCTCCTGCCTGCCTATTCCTGCTGAAATAAAGTTAACCCAGGATCCATTCTAGACAGTACCCCTGAGGATCATGATGAATTTTAACTATATACACTATCTTCTACtggccaggctggagagttaTAACACCTGCACCATTAGCAAGTAGCTTAGGGTCCAGAGTTTAGGCTCAGGCTAAGTGCAGCAAGAGGttatcaagctttttttttttccctccagtcaTCACATTTAGTAACAGCTCCAATATTTTCAGTATTCCTACTTGACCCAGCCATTGCAATGCACAAAGCAGACCAAGTTCATGCAGCTGTTTATAAACACCTGAAGCAGGTAAACAGGCTTTGGGGGGAGAGCTGTAGTGAAGATGCACTAGGCTTTACTGTGAATGTCCATGTTAACTTGAATCAGGGATTTTTCTTCTGGCTACTGTGGCCCTTAAACCTAATGTTCTTCAGCAGCCACTTTAGTTCTGATTCTCAGCAGGCAGGAGCCTGCCCATGTTCATTCCATGTCTGTCAGCTCTACACCTATGCACAGACTGGTTCAGCCCAATAGCTCATGCTGGTGCATGAATCAGTCCATGCCATCTATCTAATCCTTCAGATTTCAGTCCAGTGGAGAACAAGCAGCATAGTACTGGAAAGCATTGGGGGGGGAAGGTACTCTCTTCTCCAGGATTGTCACTAGAAGCATAGAAGAATCAGTGCAATAGAGCCAGGGTTAAGTCCTCAAGAGCAATGGGAGGCAATGGTCAGGGAACAGTGAAGTCCTGTTGAACCTTTCCAGGCATACCAAGTACTTTTCTCTGCTCGGCCATTCTTTATCCCAGCCAAATCGGATCCTGAAGACAAGACCTCAGCATTTGGTCCTTTTTTCTGCTGAATCCAAGAGGAAATTGGTACCTGTACATTAGGAGTGGAGAAGACCAGCTGGCTCATCTAGTCCCTCACTTTACTAGAGTAAGATTCACACATTTACCCCCTGCAGTCCTCATTGACGTGCCTTTTAACAGTGATACAGCTCCACAAGCAGTAGCAAAGATAGGTGCTCTAGCAAAGACAGGACATAAGGGGAGTATTTTAAACCATGGCCTCATCTAGAGCGAAGTAGGGGACTGGTTAAAGTGGCATTGGCTGCTCTATGCTAGAGCACGCACTAGCCTTACTCACAGGGGAACTACTGCAATAAgaattgaggaaaaaaaaaatacaagcagcAGCCCAGACCATATACCAAACTCCCAAGACAATGAGGCTTGTTCATTCTTAGAGGCTATTCAACAGCTCTTTACATGTATCCCCTAATGAAACCCAAGTGTTTTCTCCATCCTTTTGCACCACTCTCCCTTGAAGAGATCCACACAAGATTTGGATGTAGCTTGGCTGAGTTTCACGGGACTGTGTTGGAAAAGGGACTAAAGATACCACCCTCTTTTCTTGCTGTATTTAACTCTGTGTGTCCTGCATTCCTATAGCATCTGTCAACACAGAGTAAATACATTGGGTGTTGTCTCTAAAAACCACAACACTACCTGATTGGAGCTGTGTCAGCAGCCCTGCCTTAGGAGGCTGGCCCAGATTAGTTCTGAAATCTACTCACTAAAGGGAGAAAGGCTCAAGGCTTGAGGTGTGAGAGCAAGACAACTGAACAGCTCCAAGCCTACAGGAGCTGGATTGAGTCCTTGGCTGGCTGCCTTTGCTTCCTCTCCCCTTTGGGATTCAGTTTGTGTGTGCTCCTATCATTTTGTGCTTTGCTGAAAAGGTTTCTGAACTTGTGATTCCACTGAACAGCTTCCTCCATTGTCCCTGAGCCTGACTGGTCCTTACAGCTTGTCAGCCTTCCCTGCTGTGTTCACTTGCCTTTTCTAGGCAGAatatgatgggggaggggctgcaggggtcacTCTCCCCCTGCACTTCATATGGCAATGGTGCCAGCACTGGGTTTGCACACTGATTCATGCTGGTAAGTGGAAAAGAAGGTAATTGCTTTAGAACAAAAAGGGaccaacaaaaaaaatgcaaagttaCTAACAGAAAccgtgacccccctcccccagaaagCCTCAGATTAGACTTTCTTGGGTCGCCGTCCAACTTGGTAATAATAGTAAACAGTAATAAGGATGAAGAAGATCCGGCTGGCGAGGAGGAGCATGGCACCTGTGGATATCCGGCCACTCTCAACAAGGGTGATGGTGGTAACtgaaggagaaggagggagacaAGGCATAGGTTGATAGTGAAATAACAGAGTACATTTAAATAGAGTGCAGTTCCCTAGTGCCCTTTAGTGAAGATTCTCAAATAGGATTTATCCATCCTGAAAACTACAAGACAACCTTGCACTTGCTGTCCATCAATCTGTTTGTCTGCTTCTAACACTGCTCCCAACAACATTCACTGACTCATTAAGTAACTGTGATTATATAGCTTAAAGAAATAATACTGGGGCCACATTCAGCATTGGAGTAAGTTACATATGGGGTATGGACAGTGTCCCATGTACTGTGCAATTTCAGTCTCAGAATTTGCCATGGCATTTATCCCTTGCCCTAGACcaataatcatttaaaatttcACTTAGGAACAAGAAAAGAAAGCTCTATCTTCaggcagacagcctgaaataTCTTACTCAGTGTTGGTTCTGAAACCTACAGCTGACAGCTTAAATAGtgagtttattaatttcattgctgatttttttcagagcagaaatattaataaaatgtgcTTCTCTCACAAACACACCCTTCCAGCAGGTAACAAGTTGCAGCTATGCCCTGCCAGAACCTGCCACTTTCCCCCATGGCCACTCTACAAAGCAGTCAATGTGATGTCTAGGCAAAAAACCGTGGCATATTGCAAACCATGTGTgaacagtgtaaaaaaaaaaaaaaaaaaatttaatttaatttaatatcagAGCATGTTGTCCCATGtcttattcattttcatatttcatgTAATAAAAATCCTCCATTTTAAAGTAAATGAAGCTACCATAGAATTTCCAGTCTGCCACACCAGAATGCCACATAATCAAGGGACCTAATTGCAGAACTTCGCTCCAGCTTGCTGTGAAGTGCCTGGGGTAAGTGGGCTGCAAAGTGGGCATGTATGGCAAAATAGAGGTAGGTAGACCAATGGCATTCCATAGGTGTGCTCACAAATGTAACTTCCAGCCCATGTAGAAGGAAGAGGGGGAGGGTGGTGGAAAAAGAAACAGCAAGAAGGATGTAAGAtcctgagcctgattctctgctgccttgtgcagtcatttatttTGTTCCCACTTTCCACAGGCATGCTACTGTAGCAGCCTAGTCCACTCTTGAGAGCAACCAGGCCTATTCTGAGGCAGAGCCTATTTCAGAACAGCTGCTTGGGCCTGTACTGGGTattatcagacccagctggggAGGTGTCAGGTGAATGATGAGCAGCTGATGTCTGCCAAGGCTGGGAGAGAGACACTGCTATAGAAAACAGGTTGCTTCCCAGGCAAATGGTCTATAGGCAACCTGGGGAAGAGCTGACAGGAATATAGAGGCTCTGGCAAGGAAGTCCCTGGGTCAGGGGATAAGGTAGCTATTGGATTTATATTGAACTGTTTGAAAGTTGTTGGAACAATCAACAGTAGCCTGCAGAAAGGGCCTGAACAGATGCAGGGTGTGGCATTTAAACCCTTCCTGGGCTGGTCAGGGACCCCACTGGCCTAAAGCTCCTCTTGTGACTTTGTAGTACTTTATGCCCTCTTTGCCCCCTTACTGCACAGTTTGTGGATAACCATGTAAGAAGCAAGGTGGCAGATGCTGTGCCCAGGAGGGCTGGGTATTACGGTGATGGTCACTCCACAAGTGTCAGACTGCATCAACAACTTTGCCTCCTACTGTAACCTCTCTCTTCAGCCCTTTGACTGGGTAAGTTTCACTCACGCTGAACACCTGAGGCTCAATTATGGTCTCTGCTGTACTACAGTAAGTCTAGAGACTACCACTAAATTCAAATGAGGGGACTCCAGATTTTAACCAatgtaaataagagcagaatctTTCCCCCACTGAATGCCAAATCAGTGCAAGTTATACCGCTGTGCCATTTACAGCATTCCCTTCCTCCCAGGCACTTGTGTGGGGAAGGGATAGCCTATCACTTggccaatccactctgcttccccccccccctgcaccctccaGTAGAGCTACTCACCTAGGAACTGCACCCCAAAGTAACAGGCTTCCGTCAGCAGGGTCCAACGGATGACGACCTTCTCAGATGTGTACAGGGCATTCCACATGATAAGGGAGAGACCTGAGACAAGAGCACATAGAAAAACTGCTTCACAGGCCGAGAGATGTTGCAAGAGAAAGGGGCAGCTCAGAGACCCCTCTATGGGGAATCTCAGAAGTAACAACAACTAATTCATGGGGCTAACACTCATAGGCATGATAATTCCATCAGCACAGCTCTGTGTAATCTACCGTGATGGCCCAAAGTTACAGACGGGGTTACTGCAATGTATTTGGATGGATCCACCTTCCAGGCTTGACACTGCTA
This DNA window, taken from Dermochelys coriacea isolate rDerCor1 chromosome 6, rDerCor1.pri.v4, whole genome shotgun sequence, encodes the following:
- the TP53I11 gene encoding tumor protein p53-inducible protein 11 isoform X2 — its product is MQLNEKISQVLGNEIKFAVREPLGLRVWQFVSAIIFSGVAIMALTFPDKLYDAVFEEESINSKTPIRLYGGALLSLSLIMWNALYTSEKVVIRWTLLTEACYFGVQFLVTTITLVESGRISTGAMLLLASRIFFILITVYYYYQVGRRPKKV